Within Halodesulfurarchaeum sp. HSR-GB, the genomic segment CCATGCCGACCAATTCGGTATTTACTCGTGAGCCAGCCTACGAATTTCTCGATCACTTCCTTCTCATGGAGATATTTCTCGCTCTATTTTCTTTTCGATCAACTCGGGGCGAAGTTTCCGCTCATCATTCACGGGGATGGTCACTTCGGGATGTCTCTGATGTTGTCGTCCCAGCTCTGGCCGCGGGCATCGTAAACTGGTTCGCCGCGGTCCAGGTTGTCAATCTGATCAGGGTCCTCCGGGTCGAGTTTCCAGTCGAACAGCCCTAGGTTCTTGTGGTTGTGCTTCACGGAAGTAGACTTCAGGACGGTGACCACATCCTTCTCGTAGGCCCAGCGGAGGATGGCTTGGGCCGGCGTTCGGTCACGTTTTATCGTCAATCTCCAGAATCGTATCGTCATTGAGGAATTCGGAGCGGGCCAGCGGTGAGGCGGATAGCTGGTACCATCAAAGGGATGACACGTCTATATTGCGGACCAGCGTCCGTTCGAGGAGGTCTGCGGATTCCCGATATTGTTGATCTCGGTTCGAATATTTCGACCTTCACACTGCGTTTGAGAGGTAGGAAAAATCCGATTAGAAAGTGAACGATTTTCGGCCCAAATTACAGATATAATGCTCAGCTGTTGGGGAGATCGAAGATACCATCTGGTACTGCCTTGTCGACGATAATCGAGTTCGGACGAGTACAAATTGCCTTGATCCGACCGTATTGACGGGTCGACAGTATCTCTGTTTCATTACTACATGCTGAGCGGTAGTTATCGTAGGCGTCCTGATCGTCTTTCTCCCCGACACTCACGATCACATAATCGGGATCCATAGCCTCCACGGCCTCTCTATGGAAGCCATCCTTGCGTCCGTGATGGGCCGCTTTTAGCACATGGACGTCTTTGAGAACTTCAGGTCCCCAGTATTCTAAGATTTCATCCCACACTTCTTCTTCGGCGTCTCCAGGGAGCAAGATTGAGCGTGACCCATGTTGAATTTTTAGAACGTAGCTGTAGTCGTTATATTCTGGCTCTTTCCGATTGCCATTTTGTTCATTAAGTTCCCGAACAAACTCAGGGGATGGATGAAGGATCTCGATATTGTCGTGCTCCCAGTATTTCTTTTGTTGCCCTCGAGTCGGCTGGATATTGTCGTGGTCCGTTTTTCCCTCTCGAATGTCTTTATAGAGTTCCCAATCGGCCCACTCATAGACTTCATACCAGTCGTCTCCATCACGTTCGCGGTTGTGATCGGTATCCCAAAACACACTGAATCCAATTTCTTCATCAAGTCGATTCAACCCCGATAGATGATCCATATCTGGATGAGTTGCGATGAAGCGCCAGACCTTGTGCCTCACCTCGTCAAAATTCTCGTTGTAATACCCGATTGGATCATTGAGATACTCCTGAGCGTACTCTTTTGGGCTAATTTGACTTTTTTGCCGAATTCCTGTTGAGCGGCTTTGTTGCCTGTCCTTCACAGGAAATTGAAGATAGTATTCTAGACTGTCGATGTCGTCTTCTTCGACATAGTCCTTCTGCTCTGGCCAATCGTTGATATCGATAACAGATATTCGTCCTTCGTCCCGATGCTGATCTCCAGGGTGCCGAACGATAGTACAATCACCGTGGTCGACGTTCAAAAAATGAACCTGGAGATGATTATAGAGCATTAGATGTGAAAACGCACCAATCCCGTATGTTTCTTTTGCGGTGACAGTTCTTTTTTCGCTTTATCCGAACCTCCTAAGCGGCCGGTTAATCTAATGAATGTATGGCTGCTGTTGAAATCTATATTTGGGACGTCGAGCGGGGGGATGCCATTTTCATAAAAGGGCCAGAACGTAACGCGATTATCGATCTCGGTCAGCACGCGAACGGCTTTTCGCCCAGTCGCCATATTCATACACAGCACGGTGTTGACTCGGTTGATTATCTGGTACTCACGCATCCGGATGAGGACCACATCGAAGATCTCCCCGAATTTCAATCGTACTTTTCACCTGAAGTAGTCGCTAGACGTGACGAAGCAGACAAGTACATCAGAAGGCGGAAAAACGACCTCTATCCCGACCGTTCACACTATCAGGCTGTGACGGAGGCCTATCTGACACTCACTGACACTTACGATCAACGAGCGACCTTTTCACCGAGTAAGCCTTCCTGGAATGGCGGTTTGACCTTTTCTCATCACATCCTTTCATTAGAAGAGGCTGGAACGGCACCGATCGAGGGCTTAACGGATAATGAGACGGTGAACCTCAACAATCTGAGTATCTTGACGGTCCTTGAATTTGGATCGTTCAAACTTGTCACTGCTGGCGACCTTGAAAAGGAGGCCATCGAAACTCTTCTGCAAAAGTCCTCGGTACAGGATGACTTACGTGGTACGGATGTTCTCATCGCACCTCACCACGGTCGTGAGAGCAGCTACACTCCGAAATTATTCAAGTATACGACGCCAGATTTAGTCGCGATCTCGGACGCGAAAGCCGGGTCAACGAATGCAAGCCAGAAATACAGTGCGCAAGCAACTGGTGCTACCGTTTTTCGACGGTCAGGATCAACCACTAGTCGGAGTGTTGTCACGACTAGACAGGATGGTGTCATCGATCTCGGAATTGACGACGATGGGTACCGTGTACGAATCGACTGATCAACTTTTACACTCGTCAATTTCTACCAAGTATTTATAAATCGTCACACGCTAATGACAGTCAATGACATCTACGTTTGATTCCGTACAGAAAGGTGGTCTCGGTGACGGCACTGAGGTCCAGAATGTAGTTCCCACTGCCAAGACGTCATCAATGGGACTTTTCGACGACATTCAGGAACCTGCAGCGACTATGGCTACGTCGAAGCAGCAGTCTAAGCAACCCTCGTTGGGTGAGGCTATTGCGGGCGCAATCGTCCTGGTCGGGGGAGCGTGGCTCGCTGGTGAGATCCTCAGGGAGATTTTTGGGTCCGGGGCAGATTTGACTGCCGTCGAACAACAGATTCTCGCGTCGGCATAATCCCATTTTCAATCAAGTGTGTATCTCAATAGACCCTTCTGTGCTGCATATGAGATGATATATAGGTTATCGGACTATCCGTTGTAACAAGCTATGGCTCTTGAGCGAAGCTTCCGAGCACTGGGATTCTATGATGTCATCACAAATCTCGTTCCTGGCGCGCTCTGGGTCGGTGCTCTCATTATTCTACTCCAGGTTGATCAGCTGATACAGGGCCTTCCCAATGGTGTGATTGTCGGCGGATTTCTTGCACTAGCATATGTAACCGGCCATTTACTGCAGGCGCTGGGCAGTTGGACTGATTCACCCACAACCTTCGGT encodes:
- a CDS encoding aldo/keto reductase produces the protein MTIRFWRLTIKRDRTPAQAILRWAYEKDVVTVLKSTSVKHNHKNLGLFDWKLDPEDPDQIDNLDRGEPVYDARGQSWDDNIRDIPK
- a CDS encoding hydrolase; this encodes MLYNHLQVHFLNVDHGDCTIVRHPGDQHRDEGRISVIDINDWPEQKDYVEEDDIDSLEYYLQFPVKDRQQSRSTGIRQKSQISPKEYAQEYLNDPIGYYNENFDEVRHKVWRFIATHPDMDHLSGLNRLDEEIGFSVFWDTDHNRERDGDDWYEVYEWADWELYKDIREGKTDHDNIQPTRGQQKKYWEHDNIEILHPSPEFVRELNEQNGNRKEPEYNDYSYVLKIQHGSRSILLPGDAEEEVWDEILEYWGPEVLKDVHVLKAAHHGRKDGFHREAVEAMDPDYVIVSVGEKDDQDAYDNYRSACSNETEILSTRQYGRIKAICTRPNSIIVDKAVPDGIFDLPNS
- a CDS encoding MBL fold metallo-hydrolase, translated to MAAVEIYIWDVERGDAIFIKGPERNAIIDLGQHANGFSPSRHIHTQHGVDSVDYLVLTHPDEDHIEDLPEFQSYFSPEVVARRDEADKYIRRRKNDLYPDRSHYQAVTEAYLTLTDTYDQRATFSPSKPSWNGGLTFSHHILSLEEAGTAPIEGLTDNETVNLNNLSILTVLEFGSFKLVTAGDLEKEAIETLLQKSSVQDDLRGTDVLIAPHHGRESSYTPKLFKYTTPDLVAISDAKAGSTNASQKYSAQATGATVFRRSGSTTSRSVVTTRQDGVIDLGIDDDGYRVRID